A DNA window from Iodobacter ciconiae contains the following coding sequences:
- a CDS encoding AAA family ATPase encodes MKIAIVGPESCGKSTLAHDLAGTLKAPWVPEYARGYFAQKGTSHYDLSDITAIARGQLVAEAAHHAPLLICDTTVLVCKIWAEVRYGHCPDTLAALYHPQDYALHLLTRPDIPWEPDPLRENPSDRDYLFDLYEADLKTSGVNYQIVKGSREARLAIAVEAILKLGIAR; translated from the coding sequence ATGAAAATTGCCATCGTCGGCCCTGAATCCTGCGGCAAATCCACTCTAGCGCACGATCTGGCCGGCACGCTAAAAGCGCCATGGGTGCCCGAATATGCACGCGGATACTTCGCACAAAAAGGTACGAGCCATTACGATCTGAGCGATATTACCGCCATCGCCCGCGGCCAGCTTGTCGCTGAGGCGGCTCACCACGCCCCACTGCTTATCTGTGACACAACGGTGCTTGTATGCAAGATCTGGGCCGAAGTACGCTACGGCCACTGCCCCGACACACTCGCAGCCCTCTATCACCCTCAAGACTACGCCCTGCACCTGCTCACCCGCCCCGATATCCCCTGGGAGCCAGACCCCCTGCGTGAAAATCCCAGCGACAGAGATTATTTGTTTGATCTTTACGAAGCAGATTTAAAAACCAGTGGTGTGAATTACCAGATAGTGAAAGGAAGCAGAGAGGCGCGATTAGCCATTGCTGTAGAAGCCATTTTGAAATTGGGTATTGCCAGATAA
- a CDS encoding dihydroorotate oxidase has translation MLDLSTFFLGRPLTAPLMNASGVWCNVNGQLHALAESEAGAMVTKSCTLLRRDGNPEPRYHTLSMGSINSMGLPNEGHQYYLDYAERHDYENKPLFFSVAGLTLDDNLTIVAQIQDAYTPALLELNLSCPNVPGKAQIGYDFDALDVILAEISSAYSRPFGVKLPPYFDTAHFDEVADILNRYEKVNFITCINSIGNGLMIDMDSETVLIKPKQGFGGIGGEYVLPTALANVNAFHSRCPKKSIIGCGGVSTGEHVFMHLLAGASLVQVGTALYEQGPEIFVRLKTELATIMQEKGYKTIREFQGKLKTL, from the coding sequence ATGCTCGACCTCTCTACATTTTTTCTTGGCCGCCCCCTGACCGCACCGTTAATGAACGCTTCCGGCGTTTGGTGCAATGTCAACGGCCAGCTTCATGCACTCGCAGAAAGTGAAGCTGGCGCGATGGTGACCAAAAGCTGCACCTTACTGCGCCGTGATGGCAATCCTGAGCCTCGTTACCATACACTCTCCATGGGAAGCATTAATTCCATGGGCTTGCCCAATGAAGGGCATCAGTATTATCTGGATTATGCCGAACGCCATGATTATGAAAATAAACCGCTTTTCTTTTCTGTAGCGGGATTAACACTTGATGACAATCTGACGATTGTTGCACAGATACAAGACGCCTATACACCCGCTTTATTAGAGCTCAACTTAAGCTGCCCCAATGTTCCGGGTAAGGCACAGATCGGTTATGACTTTGATGCACTTGATGTGATACTGGCTGAAATCAGCTCGGCCTACTCCCGCCCATTTGGTGTCAAACTTCCACCCTATTTTGATACCGCTCATTTTGATGAAGTGGCCGATATTCTGAATCGCTATGAAAAAGTCAATTTCATCACCTGCATCAACTCAATTGGCAACGGTTTAATGATTGATATGGACAGCGAAACCGTACTCATCAAACCCAAGCAAGGCTTTGGCGGTATCGGCGGAGAATACGTTTTACCCACAGCACTGGCCAACGTGAATGCGTTTCACAGCCGCTGCCCCAAAAAATCCATTATTGGCTGTGGTGGCGTCAGTACAGGTGAACATGTCTTTATGCATTTATTAGCCGGTGCAAGCCTTGTGCAAGTTGGAACTGCTCTTTATGAGCAAGGCCCGGAGATTTTTGTACGGTTAAAAACCGAACTAGCAACGATCATGCAAGAAAAAGGCTACAAAACCATTAGAGAATTTCAAGGCAAATTAAAAACACTTTAA
- a CDS encoding pyridoxal-phosphate-dependent aminotransferase family protein, with the protein MLTPPMIMPFFPPHRILMGPGPSDIYPSVLAALSKPTVGHLDPLFVGMMDEIKTLLQYAFQTKNSVTMAVSAPGSAGMEACFVNLVEPGETVIVCRNGVFGERMRQNVERLGAIAVLVDNTWGEPVNPQQVEDALKAHPEASFLAFVHAETSTGALSDAKMLCALAKKYDCLSIVDAVTSLGGAELRVDDWGIDAVYSGSQKCLSCVPGLSPLSFSDAAVAKLKARKAPVQSWFLDQSLVMGYWGDATGGAKRSYHHTAPVNTLYALHESLRLLANEGLENAWQRHSDMHQLLRHGLESLGLEFVVDKAYRLPQLNTVHIPVGVDDAAVRKLLLADYNLEIGAGLGVLAGKAWRVGLMGYGARRENIALCVHALATVLR; encoded by the coding sequence ATGCTTACGCCACCGATGATTATGCCTTTTTTCCCTCCGCACCGTATTTTGATGGGGCCGGGGCCGTCCGATATTTATCCTTCTGTGCTGGCGGCTTTGTCCAAGCCTACCGTTGGCCATTTAGACCCGCTGTTTGTGGGCATGATGGATGAGATTAAAACGCTGCTGCAATATGCATTTCAGACTAAAAATTCTGTCACGATGGCTGTTTCTGCGCCGGGCTCTGCAGGGATGGAAGCGTGTTTTGTAAACCTGGTTGAGCCGGGTGAAACCGTTATCGTGTGCCGTAACGGCGTATTTGGCGAACGCATGCGTCAGAATGTCGAGCGCCTTGGTGCCATTGCTGTGCTGGTCGACAACACCTGGGGAGAGCCGGTTAATCCGCAGCAGGTCGAAGACGCACTTAAAGCGCATCCAGAGGCCAGCTTCCTTGCTTTTGTGCATGCTGAAACCTCTACCGGTGCATTGTCAGATGCCAAAATGCTTTGCGCTCTGGCCAAAAAATATGATTGCCTGAGTATTGTGGATGCGGTCACATCCCTTGGTGGCGCAGAGCTGCGTGTGGATGACTGGGGGATTGATGCGGTTTATTCAGGCAGCCAGAAGTGTTTATCTTGTGTGCCGGGGCTTTCGCCATTGTCTTTTTCTGATGCGGCGGTGGCTAAATTAAAAGCGCGCAAAGCGCCGGTGCAAAGCTGGTTTTTGGATCAAAGCCTGGTTATGGGCTATTGGGGTGATGCTACAGGCGGCGCAAAGCGCAGCTATCATCACACTGCACCGGTAAATACCCTCTACGCCTTGCATGAATCTTTGCGCTTGCTTGCCAATGAAGGCTTGGAAAACGCCTGGCAGCGTCATAGTGATATGCATCAGTTATTGCGCCATGGTCTGGAATCATTAGGTCTGGAGTTTGTGGTGGATAAAGCATACCGGTTGCCTCAGCTTAATACCGTGCATATCCCCGTTGGCGTGGATGATGCTGCAGTGCGTAAGTTGCTGCTGGCAGATTACAATTTGGAAATCGGTGCTGGCCTGGGTGTACTGGCGGGTAAAGCCTGGCGGGTGGGTTTGATGGGCTATGGTGCACGGCGTGAGAATATTGCACTGTGTGTGCATGCCCTGGCAACGGTGCTGCGGTGA
- the pnuC gene encoding nicotinamide riboside transporter PnuC — MSILEIIGFIASLLGIWLATRSHVLTWPLQLIASLLYVWLFFDAKLFGESLLQFVYAALAIYGWWMWKRSATDHSLPISRLGRRQWLLINGAGLLLTLLVTRFQVQFLPTDLPLLDSGIFVFGLIAQWMQARKKIENWPYWIALDLIASGVYAYKGLHLTAVLYVILTALAISGWISWRKEIKNETSCV; from the coding sequence GTGTCTATATTGGAAATTATCGGTTTTATTGCTTCTTTACTCGGAATCTGGCTGGCTACCCGTAGCCATGTACTGACATGGCCCCTGCAATTGATCGCCAGCTTGCTATATGTATGGCTGTTTTTTGATGCAAAACTTTTTGGCGAAAGCCTGCTGCAATTTGTCTACGCAGCTCTGGCTATTTATGGCTGGTGGATGTGGAAGCGTAGCGCCACAGATCACTCCCTGCCCATCAGCAGGCTAGGCCGCCGGCAATGGCTGCTGATTAATGGCGCAGGCCTGCTGCTCACCCTGCTTGTTACCCGTTTTCAAGTGCAGTTTTTACCCACCGATCTGCCTCTGCTCGATTCAGGTATTTTTGTCTTTGGTCTGATTGCCCAGTGGATGCAGGCACGCAAAAAAATCGAAAACTGGCCATACTGGATTGCTCTTGATCTGATTGCCTCTGGCGTTTACGCCTATAAAGGCTTACACCTGACCGCCGTGCTCTACGTTATTCTGACGGCGCTAGCCATATCAGGCTGGATAAGCTGGCGTAAAGAAATCAAAAATGAAACTAGCTGTGTATGA
- a CDS encoding arylamine N-acetyltransferase, translated as MRWLNYLFFALLSSIGFEIKIISVQVFNGKNYGPEFDHLLLLTEIDNQLFIIDIGFGDSFQTPLAIQKHPDRNTAYPGYKIVQNGIFYTVQQKRGNQQYRPQYQFTLNIYNISDFAKMCIYRQTSPASHFT; from the coding sequence TTGCGATGGCTAAATTATTTATTTTTTGCACTGCTCTCATCGATTGGTTTCGAAATCAAAATAATCTCTGTCCAGGTTTTTAATGGTAAAAATTATGGGCCGGAATTCGATCATTTACTGCTGCTCACAGAGATTGATAACCAGCTATTTATTATTGACATTGGCTTTGGTGATTCATTTCAAACGCCTTTAGCCATTCAGAAGCATCCGGATCGAAATACAGCATATCCGGGGTATAAAATTGTACAAAACGGCATATTTTATACAGTACAGCAAAAAAGAGGCAATCAGCAGTATCGGCCACAATATCAATTCACATTGAATATTTATAACATTAGCGATTTTGCTAAAATGTGTATTTACCGGCAAACATCCCCTGCGTCACACTTCACATAA
- a CDS encoding alanine/glycine:cation symporter family protein: MQEWVNVINSWVWSSALIYLCLGVGLYFSIRTRFMQVRHIGEMIRLMFKGKASAAGVSSFQALSLSLSGRVGTGNIAGVATAISFGGPGAIFWMWVVAFLGASTAYIESVLGQIYHEKHEGQYRGGPAFYIEKGLGWKWYSMLFACVTVIACGVLMPGVQANGIAAGLKTAFGLTPAVTGAIVVLLLGMIIFGGVKRIAKVAQVVVPFMALGYILIAFVVILLNIHQLPDVFMLIIRSAFGTEAGMGAMLGLAIQWGVKRGIYSNEAGQGTGPHAAAAAEVSHPAQQGLVQAFSVYIDTLFVCSATAFMILITGKYNVVAPDGHAIFTGLAGLTAGSDFTQAAVEQALPGFGSMFVGIALFFFAFTTILAYYYIAETNIAFLARKIPSAGLFFILKIAILAVSFYGCVRTAELAWGLGDMGVGLMAWLNIIAILALQKPALATLKDYEQQISLNQEPVFNPKALGLDVAHHWHIKHLESEAAPEAPKV, encoded by the coding sequence ATGCAAGAATGGGTTAATGTGATTAATAGCTGGGTATGGAGCTCTGCTCTTATCTACCTTTGCTTAGGTGTAGGGCTGTATTTTTCGATCCGAACCCGCTTTATGCAAGTTCGCCATATCGGAGAAATGATCCGCCTGATGTTTAAAGGTAAGGCTTCTGCAGCGGGTGTTTCATCATTTCAGGCCCTGTCTTTATCCCTTTCTGGCCGTGTTGGAACCGGTAATATTGCCGGAGTCGCCACTGCCATTTCTTTTGGCGGGCCAGGTGCTATTTTCTGGATGTGGGTTGTTGCCTTTTTAGGCGCAAGCACAGCTTATATTGAATCCGTACTTGGGCAGATCTACCACGAAAAGCACGAGGGCCAGTATCGGGGCGGACCTGCTTTTTATATTGAAAAAGGCCTGGGCTGGAAGTGGTATTCCATGCTGTTTGCCTGTGTCACCGTGATTGCTTGCGGGGTGTTGATGCCGGGCGTGCAGGCTAACGGCATTGCTGCAGGCTTAAAAACAGCCTTTGGCCTTACCCCCGCAGTGACAGGTGCAATTGTAGTGCTATTACTTGGGATGATTATTTTTGGCGGCGTAAAGCGTATTGCCAAGGTCGCACAGGTAGTCGTACCCTTTATGGCACTGGGCTATATCCTGATTGCCTTTGTGGTTATTTTACTTAATATCCATCAGCTGCCAGATGTATTTATGCTCATTATTCGCTCCGCTTTTGGCACAGAAGCAGGCATGGGTGCCATGCTGGGCCTGGCCATTCAATGGGGTGTAAAACGCGGCATTTATTCTAATGAAGCAGGCCAGGGAACAGGACCACACGCAGCGGCAGCTGCCGAAGTCAGCCACCCTGCGCAGCAAGGGCTGGTGCAGGCGTTTTCAGTCTATATCGACACGCTATTTGTATGCTCTGCCACTGCCTTTATGATTTTAATCACCGGTAAATACAATGTGGTGGCACCCGACGGACATGCTATTTTCACCGGGCTCGCCGGACTGACTGCAGGAAGCGATTTTACTCAGGCAGCAGTAGAACAAGCTCTGCCCGGTTTTGGCTCAATGTTTGTCGGCATTGCACTTTTCTTTTTCGCATTCACCACAATTCTGGCGTACTACTACATAGCCGAAACCAATATCGCTTTTTTGGCACGTAAAATCCCGTCTGCAGGGCTGTTTTTTATTTTGAAAATCGCCATCCTTGCCGTCTCGTTTTATGGTTGTGTCCGTACAGCAGAGCTGGCCTGGGGATTAGGGGATATGGGAGTCGGGCTGATGGCATGGCTTAATATTATCGCCATTTTAGCCCTGCAAAAACCAGCGCTGGCCACGCTAAAAGACTATGAACAGCAAATTAGCCTCAATCAGGAACCGGTGTTTAACCCCAAGGCATTGGGCTTGGATGTAGCACATCACTGGCATATTAAACATTTAGAATCTGAAGCCGCACCAGAAGCGCCAAAAGTTTAG
- a CDS encoding endonuclease/exonuclease/phosphatase family protein, translating to MNTILSLKVATYNIHKGLSLFNQRLVVHDVREALHALSPDLIFLQEVQGAHSQRVQRFTSWPVAPQHEYLAGDLHAAYGINARYKLGHHGNALLSRFPILRWHNHDLTLHRFEQRGVLHCELAVPGWCQPLHAFCVHLNLRAMDRRKQIKMLIERVLRDVPENAPLVLAGDFNDWRGEATIQFARELGLIEAFNTLHGASAKSFPAQLPILSLDRVYLRGFSVHVADVLGGVPWSDLSDHAPLYTVLHRSEAVV from the coding sequence TTGAATACTATTCTTTCTTTGAAAGTTGCAACTTACAATATCCACAAGGGGCTCTCTTTATTTAATCAGCGCCTGGTGGTACATGATGTGCGCGAAGCCTTGCATGCTTTGTCGCCTGATTTGATTTTTTTGCAGGAAGTGCAAGGGGCACATAGTCAGCGTGTGCAGCGTTTTACCAGCTGGCCGGTTGCGCCGCAGCATGAATATCTGGCGGGCGATTTACATGCGGCTTATGGTATCAATGCCCGTTATAAGCTTGGGCACCATGGCAATGCTCTGCTGTCGCGTTTTCCTATATTGCGTTGGCATAACCATGATTTAACTTTGCATCGTTTTGAGCAGCGTGGGGTTTTGCATTGCGAGCTGGCTGTGCCGGGCTGGTGCCAGCCTTTGCATGCATTTTGTGTACACCTTAATTTGCGGGCAATGGATAGGCGTAAGCAAATAAAAATGCTGATTGAACGGGTGCTTCGGGATGTGCCTGAAAATGCACCTCTGGTTCTGGCTGGTGATTTTAATGACTGGCGGGGTGAGGCCACCATTCAGTTTGCCCGTGAGCTGGGCCTGATCGAGGCTTTTAATACTTTGCACGGGGCATCGGCAAAAAGTTTTCCAGCCCAATTGCCTATTTTGTCTTTGGATCGGGTGTACTTACGTGGTTTTTCAGTGCATGTCGCGGATGTGCTGGGGGGCGTGCCCTGGTCTGACTTATCGGATCATGCACCACTTTATACCGTTCTGCATCGTAGCGAGGCTGTGGTGTAA
- a CDS encoding protein YgfX yields the protein MNPAPLVLTSSVWELRCLYLSHAVAALACVFSPSLWAITLVVAFSLYRSLYRKPPAPRSVMALPDGQLRLAMGDGKEVDAALLPSSRVLGSLIILHLVGEGRRINLVLWPDSAPAECLRQWRVWLRWQWPVLQKR from the coding sequence ATGAACCCCGCGCCGCTTGTGCTGACATCTTCCGTTTGGGAGCTGCGCTGTTTGTATCTGAGCCATGCTGTGGCAGCGCTTGCCTGTGTTTTTTCTCCCAGCTTATGGGCCATCACACTTGTGGTGGCCTTTTCTTTGTATCGTAGTCTTTATCGAAAGCCACCTGCTCCCCGCTCTGTGATGGCTCTGCCTGATGGGCAACTCAGGCTGGCTATGGGCGATGGTAAAGAAGTCGATGCTGCTCTTTTGCCTTCCAGCCGGGTGCTTGGCTCTCTCATTATTTTGCATCTTGTGGGTGAAGGGCGGCGTATCAATCTGGTGCTCTGGCCCGATAGTGCACCGGCTGAATGTTTACGGCAGTGGCGGGTCTGGTTGCGCTGGCAGTGGCCGGTTTTGCAAAAGCGCTAA
- a CDS encoding arylamine N-acetyltransferase: MLNDKEIRLYLDRINYSGRITTDSVTLTTLYQAHIRHIPFENLDIKLGIPIYLSIPALFKKVILAKRGNFCDG; this comes from the coding sequence ATGCTTAACGATAAAGAAATCAGGCTATATCTGGATCGAATAAATTATTCCGGCAGGATTACGACAGATTCAGTTACACTGACTACTTTGTATCAGGCCCATATACGGCATATTCCTTTTGAAAATTTAGATATTAAACTCGGCATCCCGATTTATTTAAGTATTCCAGCTCTATTTAAAAAAGTAATCCTGGCCAAGCGTGGCAACTTTTGCGATGGCTAA
- a CDS encoding SIMPL domain-containing protein (The SIMPL domain is named for its presence in mouse protein SIMPL (signalling molecule that associates with mouse pelle-like kinase). Bacterial member BP26, from Brucella, was shown to assemble into a channel-like structure, while YggE from E. coli has been associated with resistance to oxidative stress.), with translation MKYFLSAAMLATVTLAMAANEAPVFNVVNLDASVTREVPNDLASAVLFVELTDTDPARLSEKINQTLAAGLNLVKQQSVVQSGGTTYATYPLYSKTNRQEGWRSRGELRITSRDFAVLSKLLTQLQQPLAAGLSMQLANVSYGVSDVTRAKAEDALIEEGLQAFKHRADLIQKGFAAKGWKMINVSVNTSGSYRPQPVMMAKSSTMEMFRMADAPIESGDSRLTANVSGSIQISE, from the coding sequence ATGAAATACTTTCTTTCCGCTGCCATGCTGGCTACGGTGACATTAGCAATGGCGGCAAATGAGGCCCCTGTTTTTAATGTGGTTAATCTGGATGCCAGCGTAACGCGTGAAGTTCCGAATGATTTGGCCAGTGCAGTTTTGTTTGTGGAGCTGACAGATACGGACCCCGCGCGCCTGAGCGAAAAAATTAACCAAACTTTGGCCGCTGGGTTAAATCTGGTAAAGCAGCAAAGTGTGGTTCAAAGTGGCGGGACAACTTATGCAACGTATCCGCTTTATAGTAAAACCAACAGGCAGGAAGGCTGGCGCAGCCGCGGTGAATTACGCATTACTTCCCGTGATTTTGCGGTGTTATCCAAATTGCTGACTCAGCTGCAGCAACCGCTTGCCGCTGGCTTGTCAATGCAGCTTGCCAATGTGAGCTACGGTGTTTCGGATGTCACGCGTGCAAAGGCCGAAGACGCCTTGATTGAAGAGGGGCTGCAGGCATTTAAGCATCGTGCAGATCTGATTCAGAAAGGCTTTGCAGCAAAGGGCTGGAAGATGATAAATGTTAGCGTAAATACCTCAGGCAGCTATCGTCCACAGCCGGTCATGATGGCGAAAAGCAGCACAATGGAAATGTTCAGAATGGCTGATGCGCCCATAGAATCAGGTGACAGCCGATTAACTGCCAATGTTTCAGGCAGTATTCAAATCAGCGAATGA
- the rnr gene encoding ribonuclease R: MSGRSKKIKGIRASDPFLERERERYESPLPSREFVLQVLTEHGAPIFVDELMSMLSILPEEETQFHRRMAAMEREGQVMINRKGALCLPDKLDLLQGRVQGHADGFGFLVPDDGSSDLYLGPKEMAKVLHGDRVLVRPMGLDRRGRREGSIVEVLVRSTQKLVGRLHGEHGVFTVSAEDKRISHEILLEPNGTMGAEHGQVVMVELVAQPSRYSQPVGRVVQVLGNYADPGMEIEIALRKHNLPHEFSAEAILQGEDTPGKVRKKDWKKVLDTLEREDLRDLPLVTIDGETAKDFDDAVYAEKKGKGWRLIVAIADVSHYVLPGDALDVGAIERGNSVYFPRRVIPMLPEALSNGICSLMPDVERLCMVCDMQISAKGEIKKYRFYPAVMHSKARLTYTKVWDMVQHPDGEIARQYQHVLPQIDTLYALFKAFSAARALRGAIDFETVETEMRFDDKGKISEIVPVVRNDAHKLIEECMLAANVCAADILLKKEHECVYRVHEGPTPEKLENLRTYMKSVGLSLDGDDDPTAGDYAVLLEKIKLRDDAPLLQTMLLRSLSQAVYSPDNKGHFGLSYDAYTHFTSPIRRYPDLLVHRAIKAILAGKKYTPKMKWEALGTQCSMTERRADEASRDVQNWLKCYYMQDKVGEEFEGVISAVTGFGIFVLLDNVFVEGLVHVSELGTDYFHFDEVRKELKGERTGQVYRITGRVKIKVARVSLETSKIDFMLVEEKPTWGDLPAAGRRNAPPRGAAPRGNKPKPAVQEQSLPAIEHAKTAGSPAKRVKKTAARKVANIPVATQAPVAVVSKPAPGRRAVRKAPGAVVPTVQQPAIPVVEDGVKKAAARKAASKAAKVLPGAPAVKAAVKPGSTPLPGSEAKPATRKPRAPRVKPAVVKVVTAEGAVVSKRKPK, from the coding sequence ATGAGCGGCCGTTCCAAAAAAATCAAAGGCATACGCGCGTCAGACCCATTTCTTGAGCGTGAACGCGAACGTTATGAATCTCCGCTTCCCTCGCGTGAATTTGTGTTGCAAGTGCTCACCGAGCATGGTGCGCCGATTTTTGTTGACGAATTAATGAGTATGTTATCCATCCTTCCCGAAGAAGAAACCCAGTTTCATCGCAGAATGGCCGCAATGGAGCGTGAAGGGCAGGTAATGATTAACCGGAAAGGGGCGCTTTGCCTGCCGGATAAACTTGATCTTCTACAGGGGCGGGTACAGGGGCACGCCGATGGTTTTGGCTTCCTAGTGCCTGACGATGGCAGCAGTGATCTTTACCTTGGGCCTAAGGAAATGGCCAAGGTTTTACATGGGGATCGTGTACTGGTTCGCCCGATGGGGCTGGATCGCCGTGGGCGGCGTGAAGGCAGTATTGTTGAAGTATTGGTGAGATCCACACAAAAATTAGTGGGCCGCCTGCATGGCGAGCATGGTGTATTTACGGTAAGCGCCGAAGATAAGCGTATCAGTCATGAAATTCTATTAGAGCCCAATGGCACGATGGGTGCTGAACACGGGCAGGTGGTGATGGTCGAGCTGGTGGCACAACCTTCGCGTTATTCGCAGCCGGTAGGCCGGGTGGTTCAGGTTCTGGGTAATTATGCTGATCCGGGGATGGAAATCGAAATCGCCCTGCGTAAGCATAATTTACCGCATGAATTTTCTGCCGAGGCGATTTTGCAAGGCGAAGATACACCCGGCAAAGTGCGCAAAAAAGACTGGAAAAAGGTGCTAGATACGCTGGAGCGAGAGGATTTACGCGATTTGCCGCTGGTGACCATTGATGGTGAAACGGCCAAAGATTTTGATGATGCAGTTTATGCCGAGAAAAAAGGCAAGGGCTGGCGCTTGATCGTAGCTATTGCCGATGTAAGCCACTATGTCTTGCCGGGGGATGCGCTGGATGTGGGCGCAATCGAGCGTGGAAATTCGGTGTATTTCCCTCGCCGGGTGATTCCAATGCTGCCAGAAGCCCTATCTAATGGTATTTGCTCTTTAATGCCTGATGTAGAGCGCCTGTGTATGGTATGTGATATGCAGATTAGCGCTAAGGGCGAGATCAAAAAATATCGCTTTTATCCGGCGGTGATGCATTCTAAGGCTCGGCTGACTTACACCAAAGTATGGGATATGGTGCAGCATCCTGATGGTGAAATAGCACGGCAATATCAGCATGTATTGCCGCAGATCGATACGCTTTACGCGCTGTTTAAAGCATTTTCTGCGGCACGAGCTTTACGTGGCGCCATTGATTTTGAAACCGTTGAAACGGAAATGCGTTTCGATGATAAAGGCAAAATCAGCGAGATTGTGCCTGTTGTTAGAAATGACGCGCATAAGCTGATTGAAGAATGCATGCTGGCCGCCAATGTGTGTGCTGCAGATATTCTGCTTAAAAAAGAGCACGAATGCGTTTACCGCGTACACGAAGGCCCGACGCCGGAAAAACTTGAAAATCTGCGTACTTATATGAAGAGTGTGGGTTTGTCGCTGGATGGGGATGATGATCCTACCGCTGGCGATTACGCCGTACTGCTGGAAAAAATCAAGCTGAGGGATGATGCGCCGCTGTTGCAAACCATGTTACTCAGATCACTCTCGCAAGCCGTATATAGCCCTGATAATAAAGGTCACTTTGGCTTATCTTACGATGCATATACACACTTTACATCCCCGATTCGCCGTTATCCGGATCTGCTGGTGCACCGGGCAATCAAAGCGATTCTGGCCGGTAAAAAATACACGCCAAAAATGAAATGGGAAGCCTTAGGTACTCAGTGCTCCATGACAGAGCGCCGGGCAGACGAAGCCAGCCGGGATGTGCAAAATTGGTTGAAGTGCTACTACATGCAAGACAAGGTTGGTGAAGAATTTGAAGGCGTGATTTCTGCGGTCACAGGCTTCGGCATTTTTGTCTTGCTGGATAATGTCTTTGTTGAAGGACTGGTGCATGTTTCCGAGCTGGGCACTGATTACTTTCACTTTGATGAAGTTCGCAAAGAGTTGAAAGGCGAGCGTACTGGCCAGGTTTATCGCATCACGGGCCGTGTAAAAATCAAAGTAGCCCGCGTTTCGCTTGAAACCAGCAAGATTGATTTTATGCTGGTTGAAGAAAAACCAACCTGGGGAGATTTACCAGCAGCAGGTCGCCGTAATGCTCCGCCGCGTGGTGCTGCACCAAGAGGCAATAAACCTAAGCCTGCCGTGCAAGAGCAATCTTTGCCCGCTATTGAGCATGCCAAAACAGCCGGGAGCCCGGCCAAACGTGTCAAAAAAACGGCGGCACGTAAAGTGGCAAATATCCCCGTCGCAACGCAGGCTCCGGTGGCTGTGGTAAGTAAGCCTGCTCCGGGCAGGCGTGCCGTACGTAAAGCCCCGGGGGCGGTGGTGCCCACAGTACAGCAGCCTGCAATCCCTGTGGTGGAAGATGGTGTGAAAAAGGCAGCGGCACGCAAAGCAGCCTCAAAGGCTGCCAAAGTTTTACCTGGAGCACCTGCTGTGAAAGCCGCAGTCAAACCGGGAAGTACGCCTTTGCCGGGTAGTGAAGCAAAGCCTGCGACCAGAAAGCCAAGGGCGCCCAGGGTGAAACCAGCTGTTGTAAAAGTGGTCACAGCAGAGGGGGCCGTGGTCAGTAAGCGCAAACCCAAGTAA